In the genome of Helicovermis profundi, the window GATCCTGCAAGTCTTGGCGTAGTTCTTATAATGCCCTTCATATATATAATGTTATTTGGATTTGCAATAACTACTGATGTTAATCATATTAAGCTTGCAGTTTATGATGGTGATAAAACATATGAAAGTAGAGAATTAGCAAGAAAATTCGTTGCTTCAGATTATTTTATTATAAGTGATGAACTTGATAATATGAATGATATTGAGAATTTAATTGATTCTTCAAAGGTAAAAGCTGCATTAATTATTCCAAGTGGATATAGTAAAAAACTTAAAAGAGGAGAAAATCCATCGAGTCAACTTATAATTGATGGAACTGATCCAACTATTGCAAGGCAAGCTCTTCAAAGCGGAGTTTTAGTATCCAATATGTATAATATTAGTGTAATAGGCGAAGGAAATATCACTTTACCTGAAATGAGGACTAGAGTATGGTATAACACTAATATGGAGAGTACAAAATTTATTATACCAGGACTTATCGGATTAATCATGCAAAATATAACGGTTATGCTTACGGCGTTTGCACTTGTAAGGGAAAAAGAATCTGGAACAATTGAGCAATTATTAGTATCACCTTTAAAACCATATGAATTAATATACGGGAAAATGGTGCCTTATGTCTTAATTGGAAGTATAGATTTTATTGTTGCGCTTTTTTTTGGAACCTGGTTTTTTAAAGTTCCGATTGAAGGTAGTCTTTTTTTACTATTAGTTTTAGGATTTGGTTTTATTATTACATCACTTGCGATTGGAATACTCATATCTACTGTTTCAAAAAATCAGCTTCAAGCAATGCAATTATCATTTGTTTCAATACTTCCGACTGTGTTATTATCAGGATTTATGTTTCCAATTGAAAGTATGCCTTACGCAATTAAATTACTTTCAAATGTAATTCCACTTACGTATTTTTTAAATATATTAAGAGGAATTATATTAAAAGGAATAGGTTTAGAATTTTTATGGAAAGACGTACTTGGAGTTACTGCAATAGGATTATTCTTATTAATTATGGCAGTCAAAAGATTTCATAGTAAATTAGATTAAAACAAAAATGTTAAGAAATGTTAATAAAATTTACCATACAAAAACATTTTTATGGCTTCAAAATATGGTATTCTAATTATATACAGATATTGCATAAAAATAAATACATGAAAGGTGATAATATGAATATTAATATGTTAGAAAGGTACGCTGAGCTTGTTGTTAAAATGGGGTTGAATATTCAAGAAAATCAAATTCTCGTAATTCACTCTCCCTTGGAAAGCAGAGAATTTGCTAAATTAATAACTGAAAAAGCTTACAATGAAGGCGCTCGTGAAGTTATTGTAAAATGGGCTGATGAAGAATTTACTAAAATGAAATATATGATGGCAAATGATGAAGTATTTGATGAATTTCCAAGTTATGAAAAAGAATTTTATCTTTCACTAGTTAGAAAAGATGCTGCTTTTTTAAGAATATCTGCATCTGATCCTGATATGATGAAGGATGTTGATCCTAGCAAAATGGTTAGATTCCAAAAAGCTGCTGAGCCAGAAATTAAGGAATATAGAGATAGAATGATGAGCAGTAAAAATGTATGGTCAGTTGTATCTGTTCCTACTAAAGGCTGGGCAAAGAAAGTATTTCCAAATGTTACAGTAGATGAAGCTACTGAAAAATTGTGGGATGCAATATTTAAAGCTGTAAGAGCAGATAAAGAAGATACAATTGCTGCATGGGAAACTCATAATACAAATTTAAAAAATTATAAAGAAAAACTTAACGAATATAATTTTAGAACTTTAATAGTTAAAAATGAAATAGGTACAGATTTAGAAATCAATCTTCCTAAAGGACATATTTGGGATGGTGGTAGTGAGCACTGTGAAAAAGGGACAAGATTTTTTCCAAATATGCCAACAGAAGAAGTTTTTTCAATGCCTGAAAGAAATGGTGTAAATGGTGTAGTAGTTAGTTCAAAACCGCTTAATTACAATGGTTCTTTAATTGAAGATTTTTCTTTAACTTTTAAAGAAGGTAGAATTGTAGATTTTACAGCAAAAAAAGGATATGAGCAATTAAAGAGTTTAGTTGAAACAGACGAAGGCTCACATTATCTTGGAGAAGTTGCCTTAGTAGCTTATGATTCGCCTATATCAAATATGAATATTATGTTCTATAATACATTGTTTGATGAAAATGCTTCATGTCATTTGGCAATTGGAAAAGCATATCCTACATGTATTGAAAATGGTGAAAATATGACAAAAGAAGAAATGCTTAAAAACGGTGTAAATGATTCTTTAGTCCATGTTGATTTTATGTATGGAACAAAAGATTTATCTGTAGTTGGAATAAAAGAAAATGGTGAACAAATAGTAGTAATGGAAAATGGAGATATTGTTATATAGTTTTAAACTCTAAAAAGGACATCAAAGTTTTGTAATTGATTTTACAAAATTTGATGTCCTTTTTTGTTTATGTGTTGTCTTATTGTTTAATATTAAATTA includes:
- a CDS encoding ABC transporter permease, encoding MKFNFGRFNSIVVKEFIHVFRDPASLGVVLIMPFIYIMLFGFAITTDVNHIKLAVYDGDKTYESRELARKFVASDYFIISDELDNMNDIENLIDSSKVKAALIIPSGYSKKLKRGENPSSQLIIDGTDPTIARQALQSGVLVSNMYNISVIGEGNITLPEMRTRVWYNTNMESTKFIIPGLIGLIMQNITVMLTAFALVREKESGTIEQLLVSPLKPYELIYGKMVPYVLIGSIDFIVALFFGTWFFKVPIEGSLFLLLVLGFGFIITSLAIGILISTVSKNQLQAMQLSFVSILPTVLLSGFMFPIESMPYAIKLLSNVIPLTYFLNILRGIILKGIGLEFLWKDVLGVTAIGLFLLIMAVKRFHSKLD
- a CDS encoding aminopeptidase, with the protein product MNINMLERYAELVVKMGLNIQENQILVIHSPLESREFAKLITEKAYNEGAREVIVKWADEEFTKMKYMMANDEVFDEFPSYEKEFYLSLVRKDAAFLRISASDPDMMKDVDPSKMVRFQKAAEPEIKEYRDRMMSSKNVWSVVSVPTKGWAKKVFPNVTVDEATEKLWDAIFKAVRADKEDTIAAWETHNTNLKNYKEKLNEYNFRTLIVKNEIGTDLEINLPKGHIWDGGSEHCEKGTRFFPNMPTEEVFSMPERNGVNGVVVSSKPLNYNGSLIEDFSLTFKEGRIVDFTAKKGYEQLKSLVETDEGSHYLGEVALVAYDSPISNMNIMFYNTLFDENASCHLAIGKAYPTCIENGENMTKEEMLKNGVNDSLVHVDFMYGTKDLSVVGIKENGEQIVVMENGDIVI